From a region of the Gossypium raimondii isolate GPD5lz chromosome 10, ASM2569854v1, whole genome shotgun sequence genome:
- the LOC128033829 gene encoding cytochrome P450 76C4-like, giving the protein MACHSNYMEELDKVIGREQWVEEKDIGNLPYIKSIAKEAMRLHPVAPMLVPHVASQDCEIADYDIPKGTRALVNIWTIGRDPNLWDKPNKFWPDRFIGKSIDVKGQALLPK; this is encoded by the coding sequence ATGGCCTGCCACTCTAACTACATGGAAGAGCTAGACAAGGTAATCGGCAGGGAACAATGGGTTGAAGAGAAAGACATTGGGAACCTACCCTACATCAAGTCAATTGCAAAAGAGGCAATGCGTTTACACCCAGTGGCACCAATGTTGGTGCCTCACGTTGCTAGCCAAGACTGTGAAATAGCTGATTATGACATTCCCAAAGGCACTAGAGCTCTTGTAAACATATGGACAATCGGGAGAGATCCTAATCTTTGGGACAAGCCCAATAAATTTTGGCCAGACAGATTCATTGGGAAGAGTATTGATGTAAAAGGTCAGGCCCTTTTACCcaaataa
- the LOC105776385 gene encoding trimethyltridecatetraene synthase, with protein METTPWVAFLTAWLATLALILLSLHLRRRRKLNLPPGPKPWPIIGNLNLIGSLPHQSIHALSQKYGPIMQLKFGSFPIVVASSVEMAKAILKTNDAIFSDRPKTAAGKYTTYNYSDITWSSYGPYWRQARKMCLTELFSAKRLESYEYIRREERNLFLKRLYESSGTQIVLKEHLLSLNLNVISRMVFGKKYTERTGESEIVTPNEFNEMLNELFFLNGVLDIGDSIPWLSFLDLQGYIKRMKALSKKFDRFLEHVLDEHNARRKRVKDYVAKDMVDVLLQLSEDPNLEVKLERHGVKAFSQDIIAAGTDSSAVTVEWAITELLRKPEILAKAMEELDKVIGREQWVEEKDIGNLPYIKSIAKEAMRLHPVAPMLVPHVASQDCEIADYDIPKGTRALVNIWTIGRDPNLWDKPNEFWPDRFIGKSIDVKGHDFELLPFGSGRRKCPGYPLAIKVIQASLANILHGFTWKLPANTTKDDLNMEELFGLSTSKKHPLVVVAEPRLPLHMYS; from the exons ATGGAAACTACACCTTGGGTTGCTTTCTTGACAGCATGGCTTGCCACTCTAGCCCTCATCCTCCTCTCCCTTCATCTCCGCCGTCGCCGGAAACTCAACCTACCCCCTGGTCCAAAACCCTGGCCGATAATCGGCAACCTCAACCTCATTGGTTCACTTCCTCACCAGTCCATCCATGCCCTCTCCCAAAAATATGGCCCCATCATGCAACTCAAATTCGGGTCATTCCCCATCGTTGTTGCTTCATCCGTTGAAATGGCCAAAGCCATATTGAAAACTAATGATGCTATCTTCAGTGACCGACCCAAGACTGCTGCTGGCAAATACACTACTTATAATTACTCCGATATTACGTGGTCATCCTACGGTCCATACTGGCGTCAAGCGCGAAAAATGTGCCTGACAGAGCTTTTTAGTGCAAAACGCCTAGAGTCGTACGAGTATATCCGAAGAGAAGAGAGGAACTTGTTTCTGAAAAGGTTGTACGAATCATCTGGTACCCAAATTGTTTTGAAAGAACATCTTTTGAGCTTGAATCTTAACGTAATCAGTAGGATGGTGTTTGGGAAAAAATACACGGAGAGAACCGGCGAAAGCGAGATTGTGACCCCAAACGAGTTCAACGAGATGCTGAATGAGTTGTTCTTTCTTAATGGGGTGTTGGACATCGGTGACTCGATCCCTTGGCTCAGTTTCCTGGATTTGCAAGGCTATATAAAGAGAATGAAGGCCTTGAGCAAGAAATTCGATAGGTTCTTGGAGCATGTGTTGGATGAACACAACGCGAGGAGAAAAAGGGTGAAAGATTATGTTGCAAAGGACATGGTGGATGTGCTTCTGCAGCTTTCGGAGGATCCCAATCTTGAGGTCAAGCTTGAAAGGCATGGTGTTAAGGCCTTTAGTCAG GACATCATAGCTGCTGGAACGGATAGTTCAGCAGTGACAGTAGAATGGGCAATTACAGAGCTATTAAGAAAGCCAGAAATATTGGCCAAAGCCATGGAAGAGCTAGACAAGGTAATCGGCAGGGAACAATGGGTTGAAGAGAAGGACATTGGGAACCTACCCTACATCAAGTCAATTGCAAAAGAGGCAATGCGTTTACACCCAGTGGCACCAATGTTGGTGCCTCACGTTGCTAGCCAAGACTGTGAAATAGCTGATTATGACATTCCCAAAGGCACTAGAGCTCTTGTAAACATATGGACAATCGGGAGAGACCCTAATCTTTGGGACAAGCCCAATGAATTTTGGCCAGACAGATTCATTGGGAAGAGTATTGACGTAAAAGGTCATGATTTTGAGTTGTTGCCATTCGGGTCCGGAAGAAGGAAGTGCCCTGGATATCCTCTGGCGATTAAAGTCATTCAAGCAAGTTTGGCTAATATTTTACATGGATTTACTTGGAAATTGCCTGCTAATACTACAAAAGATGATCTCAATATGGAGGAACTATTTGGGCTCTCCACCTCTAAGAAGCACCCACTTGTGGTTGTGGCAGAGCCTAGGCTCCCACTTCACATGTACTCTTAA